In Hemicordylus capensis ecotype Gifberg chromosome 4, rHemCap1.1.pri, whole genome shotgun sequence, the genomic window ATCCCTGCACCTCGAGAGCTAGCATGTGAGGCAGAAGGCAGTGCCGGAACCCTTCCCCTGACATGCTGCTTCTCTATGTACAGGGAGGAACATTCTACCCCTGCAGTTGCAAGCAGTACAGTCCTGATGCAACTTGATTCATCAGTGAGAACCCAGGCATAGGTGGgctgttgcaggcaggattcaAGAACTAAGAGGCAAGGAGGACACAGAGAAAGATGTGCTCAGATCTCCATCAGGTATATGAGAACAGCACCACACAGCAGTCCACCCCTAAACTATGCACGGCAATGCTCACAACTCACTGGAAAAGCTGAGTGCATAAAACTTTAATTGGTTGTCGTGAGGGGAAACAGGCAGAGCTTGTCTGGGGGTGCTAGTTGTCAGTCCCTTCGGGCTTTGGACTGCTCAGACTCTTGAGAAGAACTTGCAggcccaaccactcacacaggcttctgcaGCAAAACTGAAACACGCAGGCCGCCAGTTGACTCACAGCCCAAGGGCTTGCCTAAACGTGAGGCAGGACATGCAGCCTTCTCTGCTGCAACCAATGGAGGATTCACCCCGATGTGACATTAAGCCACATTTCAGGATCTCACGCTGAATTTGGGAAAAAGTCAAAGTTCATTTTGTGAAATCTGACTTCACAGAGGGTTAGAGAGGCCCTTCATCTACCCCACCCgcaaggagagcactgctaatacatattgtctggagacagggAGTTCAAGTTTATTTAAAAGTAATTAAAGGAAAGACatcagagagataggaaaggcctacCTGCCTAACTGCTTGCTACAtctggaaggggaaggagggagaggaagtctGACTCTCCGGTGAGAGAAAGCAACCTGAGACTATTTGTCCAGCagaggggaagtagagtagaaaaagcatagtcagagagagGGGGTTCCCTTGCTCACTGGCTCTAGTACTCTAATGCTCCtcgtggtcaatagggttgctggtgctaagagtcgatgccatcaggagctgcatctccaacagaaagTACTTACACTCACACACCTTGAAATCTTTGTGAGTAATCTCAAGGCAATTAAACCTACATATTAACTTCCCCATTTCACTGTTTTACACACTATGGTTGATCATAAAGACTTTAAATCCCAGCAGTTTCCATATTCGGGAATGTTGAAAAACACTCAAACTGGAGGTGCATACATGCATGTTTTTGCAAGGTTATTCAAAGCTAATCTGCATAGGATATTTTTCAGCTCTGCCGCAAACATTGCTGTGGTTTCTTATGTGTTAAAGGAAAGATTCCCAGGAATCTGGACTCCAAACTGCATCTCATGCTGCTGGAACAAGCCCAGTGATGTGTGGAGtatgccaccctgcctgcctgtaaTGTTCCCTTGAATCCAGAGGTCCTTATTCTTCGGTCCCGATacgttcttggactacaactctcatcatctctagccacagcaCCCCAAACCCCTGCCTTGCAGCAAAGTCTTCTCTCATATCAGTTCCTGCAGCTTCTCCTTCCTCCCATCTTGTGAATGCGATCCTCTGGGTGCCACAAATCTCCCCTTTGGTCATCTTTTGAGCCAGGAACCCTGCAAGGCTGAGGCTCAGTTTCTTGCTTGATTCATGGTTGGGAAATGCAAACGGGACACATTCTTTATCTCTCCCTGACTGCCTGGCCTGTCTTGCTCTCTTGGAAGGTGGCTCAGCCTCCTGAAGAGCGAGGCTCTCTGAGCCGTCAGGGCTCTGTGGATGTATGAGGGTAGCTTGGTCTTTAACGACCCCCAGCAGCTTTGCCAGAAGGAGCCCTTCATTCTTGGAGAGAGGGTCACTGTGTGCTAATGGGTCTCTTGGCCAAGGCTCAGCATGTGCACGTGGACAAAGCGAAGTGTCACCATGTGGTTTGCAGGAGATAAGAAATGCCATAAAGATAAAGCACTTTCCATGAGACTTCTACTGGCGAAGGAGGACGCAAGCGTTCAAGTGAGAAGACTTGGAAAAGGAAAGATAAAATGCATGCAAAACTGAAATGAAATCAAAATATCAAGGTTAACCAAAAGAGAGCTCCCAATAAATCAATCTGCAGgcttctaatttttaaaaatgacttttgaTACCAGAAACTCCAGAAGGCAAGCATAACAGATGAGGCATACCCTCCTGGGTGCGACAGAAGCGGGGTGCGAAATCTAAAAGCAAAGAAGCATTGTTCCCCTTCAGACTGTTTTGCACATGCAAATTTATGCAGATTTAATTGATAACTATAGCTCCTATGATTGAACTGTAATAGAATCAACTAAGACTGATTTGATTTAACCAAATGACAGCCCCAAATCACCTGTGGTTCGTGGGGCACGACTCAGGGCTGGCCACACAGTGCCACATTACCCCTCACTGTGGCTACTTTAAGCAGAATTCATTATTCGGTCTcttgctttattttttttaaaatgtagttgaTTGTGGGTATGAGTTTCATTGAATAGTCGATTAATCTGGTCTGTGTATTTGCATAAATTTGCATATAGGTAAAGGGAATTGTTCTGAAGCAAGTAACATGCTTTGTTTTCAAGTGATGGATACATGTGCTATAGTATCGGAAGAGGCATTCCTTCCTAGGTGATAAAGAAGGTAAAGAATGCCTCTTTCAATATCACACGTCATCTGCAGGTGACAAATATCCTGGTGCACATACTGCGCAATGCTCATTTAGCCCAATGTGGGTGCTGCTGTGTCTTCCTATTGCAAGCTGGAAAAGTGCACACTTGTAGAAATGCCAAAATAGCACAAAGGACTTGCGCATTCACATGATAATTATTCCCAATGGCCAGGTGATCACGCAAATCTCTTTGTGCAATTTAAAGCATTTGCTCAAGTTGCACTTTTGCTGCTTGCATTAAGAAGATGCATCAGCACCTGCATTGCATTAAACACATGTAGAGCATTGTGCGGTATGTAAGGTTCCCTTTTAACAGGAGCgcaggtacagtcactcacacaaaaacgtgtgcaagtgtacaaacatctgaacaCACGCACAGCATGATGTCTGAGTAGGGTTCTCGTCTCGCCTTCCCTCTGCAGCATCTTAGAAACCCGAGTCCAGCAGATGGAGACAAAGCAcctgatggagctggagggcatCCGGACGGAGAAAGAGCAGCTTCAGCAGCTGGTGAGTCACCAGAGCAACACCATTGAGGGCCTGGAGAAGTCCCTGCATGCtgccaacagcaacagcagcttcctccagcagcaacagcaacagcttctGGAGTCGGTCCAGAACTTGGTCCAGCTCGTCTCCGAAGGCAAAGGTGAACTCAGAGGCCGAGTAGGCATGGCGAATCCCTCTTACTGGTGTAACGTTCACTGCATAATCACTACAGACCTGCCACACCAGAGGTTTCAAATCAATAAACGACTGTGAGGTTGCTCCCACATTTTGGCTTTGGCTGTCTTGTATTAGGTCCCCTGCCAACCCCATTCCCTTGGGTGGGCTGAATCTAAGTGTCCCCCCACACCAACTTCACTGCCCCATTTGGGGGCAAAATTGGGGTCCTGTCCCAGATGGGCTGACAGTCTTAAATAAGACACAAGCGAAACATCAGCCACAGCCCTggcaggggtgctgtgctggggttgagcgtcagttgctctccccttcctaaaTATAAGACAGTCAGCACttgaaaatgtgcctctttgcccagttagcagggtgatTCCCAAACTGCATGCCACAAGAGGGTCTGAAGaaggctccctgccccaaagcagctcacaagcAAATAAGATGCTAAAGGAGAGACCAGtgacagccactgcagggatgttgTGCCTGGGgttggacagttgctctcctcctgctgaaaTATAAGAGACAGAGATGCTTCATAGCTCAATTGGCAGGGGCAAAAAAGCAGGGCAAACCTCATCAATGATAACGATAGTCATttcccaaaatgttttgtagcttgTTCATAtttgctctgtgtggggctgcctttgcgtgtagtccggaaactgcaactggtccagaatgtggcagccaggttggtctctgggttatctcggagagaccattttactcctgGATTAAAAGAACGACACGGGCTAcaatttgtttccaggcaaaacacaaagtgctggttaattataacctataaaaccctaaacagcttcggccctgggcatttaagagaacgtctccttCACAATGAGCCCCGCCACCCACTGAGATTATTGGGGTGGTTTCCAGGTAGCAACCcttacaatgcaaaaagtggtgtgAACCGCAGTGTTTTGTGTGCCGAAAGTAAACCGCAGTTGAAATCCATTGTGAGCTGCAATGgagaaatacagctatttttctgtgacACGTATGCAACGTTATAGGGCTACAACGCAGCAACACAATCCGAAAGACGGCATCggcaatgtgaatggcatctTGCTTACAGCACAGGGCCAGCACAGGCAGTGAGGAAGCACCCTTAAGGgatacgttgtgacactgtggtagtgtGCAACCTGAAAAGCACCCTAGAGaggctcatctgcagttgcccttggcttgtctggtggctactcagggacgagccttctctgttgcaaccCCGAGACttttgaatgtgctccctgctgaactaagagcctcttcatctctgacagcttttgaaaagactcttaagatgcatttattcagcCAAGCTTTGAAACTAgcattttaactgttttcatGTCCTAATTGctggtttaatttgttttatgtttgccgtaaaccacccagagatgtgagtttggggcaggggggaaatgcttgactaacaagcggaaggttgccagttcgaatctccgctggtatgtttcccagactatgggaaacacctatctcgggcagcagtgatataggaagatgctgaaaggcatcatctcatactgctgtggtgtgtgtttctctcttATTAGTGCCtcggaagaaagaagaaaagccaTTCCAGGACTGTGCAGAAATCCTCCGAGCTGGTCTCAACCTCAGCGGGGTCTACACCCTTCATATCAACAATCTGACCGAACCCAAAAAGGTCTGTAAGCCCCGAGAGAGGCCATTGCCCGAAAGGCCGGGTCTGCTGCCCTGGCTTGGGCAGCAACTGCCCTAGGATCCCTGCTCGGCTGCAGAGAAAAAGCCGGCTGTGTCTCCTGTGCTTTCCCCTCCTAAAGGGAACTGACTTTGTCAAAGGCTGTCTGGAAATCCCtactgctctgggaggagcaatGCAAAGCCATGCAGATTGGTGCTACTTGCATGATTTCGCTGAGGATATAGCATTTAGTGCCAAGGGCTGGTTAGGAGAAGAGGCATGGGGTCCATGGAACATGCATGGGATCAATAGGACTCTGAGGGAGCTATGCTGAGCCATGAGGTCTAGGAACGCAGGTCCAGATTGCTCTGTGCACCCTTCTCTTCTGCCGCTGCAGAATCTTGCTGTTGGGCAAAGCATCCCGAGAATATCAGGTGTTCTAAAAACACGTTTCCAGCCCTTATGCAACTAGAGAGGAACTCAGGATTTGAAGCCAGCTTCCCTTGGTCGTCCAAGTGTATCGACTGCACCCGCTGTCTCTTTCCACTACCGCAGCCTCTGCTTTCTTCCTCTGCAGGCCTTCTGTGACTTGGAGACGGACGGAGGGGGGTGGACAGTCATCCAACGCCGAGTCAACGGCAGCATCAATTTCCAAAGGACCTGGAAGGAGTACAGACAGGTCAGGGTGTGTCTTGTACTTGTTGTCCTTAAGTCTTCAGAGTGCTTTAGAATTGTGATTTATGCATTAGGAGGAAAAGGCGAAGCCCTTTCCAGTAAAACTGGATCAGCCCCAGTTCATGAAGTTGCTGGTTCCTGTTTGACTCTGTGAGGTTGTGTCCAGCTGTATGCACTCATGCATGCCCTGTAGCCCACTTACTGCTGGTGTTTCACCTCCCACAGGGCTTTGGGGATCCAGCAGGAGAATACTGGCTGGGCAATGAAGCAGTCCACCTCTTGACCAGTCAGGCAGCCTACTCCTTGAGGGTGGAGCTCCTGGACTGGGAAGGGAATTCTGCCCACGGCCAGTATGAGAAGTTCCAGCTGGGCAGCGAGCGTCAGCGATACAGGTAGGGTGCAACCTTTATCTGCAAGGAACACTGGTCTCTTGATGtggttggacgacaactcccatcacccccagccacaatggccaaaggctttcTCTGACTGACAAGGGAGCAATAAGATCTGCAGCCTTCGAATGGCTCAGTCAATACCGATGAgagccccctctttcccccccttttaagtATGCTGCAGAAAACACCAGAAGCTTGGTGAATGTTGACGTTTGCCAGCAATTATTACTATTTTAGGAGATTTATGGGAAATAACAGAACAGCCTGACATTTGCTGGTAAATCTGAGGGCCATCCAAGCActttagataaatgaatgtactTAGTCATTTCCAGCTTGGAGTAGTAAAGGCTGATATTTTCTAAGAcacattgaaacatttcaaaagcAAAATGGTGACTCAAGCCTTTCTGACTTTGCCATATATCTCAAAAACTACCAAGTGCCTTCAATATGACTCAGTTCCCCCCTCATTTCCCTCATTTATTGGTAAAATAATTTCCCACATGTATTGGTAAAataattgttaaaaaaaatatttccctcATTTATTggtaaaaggagaggagagctgttcttgtggtgacttgtcctcttagctaagcagggtccaccctggttgcatatgaaagggagactagaagtgtgagcactgcaagagattcccctcaggggatggcatcgctctgggaagagcagaagttcccaagttccctccctggcagcatctccaagatagggctgagagagattcctgcctgcaaccttggagcagcccctgccagtctgtgaatacaatactaagctagatagaccaatggtctgactcggtatatggcagcttcctatgttcctaaatgctgGCATTTACCAGGATATACTAGGAACTGCCTGTTTTCAGAGCTTAGCCTCTGTTTTTTCTTGGCAAAGTTGGATGGGAGGCTATCCAGGAATGTCCAGAATTATGAAGAGGTAATCGGTCTTCTTGCCGCTAGAGCCTGGAATAGAGGGAAGCAAGCAGCTGGTCAGGGAGAGTTGGAGGGGGTGCACGGCTGGCAAAGGAAGAGCtaactgcctcccccaccccccactcagtAATTCTTCACTGGCAGTCATAAACTCCCACTCTGACTTTGCAAAGGAGAAGTGGAGTCTGAAAACACACAATGGTGTTGGAACATGGAGTTCCACACTAATGCTGCTTTTGCATGTTAACGGTAAGCTGAACGGGacagaggttggatttcttgtacgTCTGAATGCATGAGACTTCTGTCCTGTTCAGAAagggacctgaggtttccctccctgaactccaatttgaacccttggttgttgtgagtttcgctgctcctacctgaggtttgagtTTGGGGTTGTTACATCCGAACactgaactggaggcagccttctccgagaccggagttgagggaaggaagctcctccctctctccattccgaCTGGCTGCTGTAACTGTCCTTTGAAGCCTGGCAACccgttccccctcctctctaaaGCCTCCCTGACTGCAATTCGGGTTCTGGCggttacgtccaaatgcagacagataCGCGAGGCAGTAGGGGGTGGAgggcagaaccatgggtccattggaccctcggttctgtgttacatgtgaatgcggcctaaGTCTTAAGAAATTAAACCAAGATGGTGGCGCTGCAGTGGATGAGCCAGGCGGCGTTCCCAGCTCTAATTTCTATCCTGAGAGACCTCCTGTTTAGTGCTAATCCCACACTAGACCAGAGATCTGACAGATAATTGGTCTCACTCATTCAGTCATCAAGTGGAGGGCCAACATTTTGTACATGCCTCAGGTGCCAGATTAACCGAGGTCACCAAATGGCAACATTTGGCATGGCCAATCATAAGCGGGCTTTAGGGGAATCTTACATCAGTGTGGCTTAAATTGGCTGTCCTGACAGAACCTCTCTCTGGAGGGTGGCCAGTGAGCAGTTTGTCAGCTATATCCCCTCAGCCTGGACAGACTCTTGTGGGTTTCACAAGAATTTCAATACCGTTTAATTGCCTGTTATGAGAGAACTTCACCCTGGCGGACGGCCAACTAGCAAATAATCTGCTCTGTATCTATCGGAACCTCGGTGTTCCTTGAAGGTTTTCCATTTTTGTGCCATgaagcaagccctgcttagcatgttgaagtttctgaacatcAGAGTAGATCTTGTTAACGGCTTCTGGCTGTGGTCCAGAAATGCCTATTTTCAAAGTGTGATGGAGAACATGGCACTCTTTCTGGGTGCCTGATAATCCTGCTCATGAAGTGAATTGCTGTCCTTTTGTTTTAGCTCAGGCctgaggggttctcaaacttgggtccccagatgtggttggactataactcccaccatccccagccatgatgggagttgtagtccgacaatatctggggactcaagtttgagaacttgtTTTCACTTCTTTTTCCTGGTGAGGAATTTACAGAATTTGGAGACTTATCTTCCTTGGTATTTCTTTGTTCTGCTTTTCTCTCCATCTGGGCAGTCCAGATTTCTGGGCAGTGCCAGGCTTGGGTTAATAACTTAAAGGAGCAGTGTCAGATCACTTGCTGCATAGCCAATCACATGTGGCTGTGATGACTTCAGTGAGGTCAAGTGAAGTCAATGGAAAGTGAAAGCAAAAGAGGATAATATAGACAAATAAATGAACATTTTTACAATGAAAACTCTCCAAAACCAGGAGGTGTTTTTCCGTGCTGCTGGAAATGTTCATGAGAAACTCAGGGTATTCAGCCCACACCTGTTTATTTCCAAATGTACAAGCTGGGCAGCTACTTTGGGGATACCAGAAAGGGGACTGGTGCTCAAATCCTGCTAATATCCATC contains:
- the ANGPT4 gene encoding angiopoietin-4 isoform X2 — encoded protein: MWGAGNLALAVFGCLLAAGLAEGMQRRATESKLRRRSHRVQLGRCSYTFVLPEADPPLCQLAGETFNVNTLQRDSPFGSGLRGPEESTQRVQQLERVLENNTQWLLKLESYIQMNMKSEMVQIQQNVVQNQTATMLEIGTNLLNQTAEQTRKLTDVEAQVLNQTSRIEIQLLENLLSTHKLEKQLLTQTNEIRKLQNRNSILETRVQQMETKHLMELEGIRTEKEQLQQLVSHQSNTIEGLEKSLHAANSNSSFLQQQQQQLLESVQNLVQLVSEGKVPRKKEEKPFQDCAEILRAGLNLSGVYTLHINNLTEPKKAFCDLETDGGGWTVIQRRVNGSINFQRTWKEYRQGFGDPAGEYWLGNEAVHLLTSQAAYSLRVELLDWEGNSAHGQYEKFQLGSERQRYRLVV
- the ANGPT4 gene encoding angiopoietin-4 isoform X3, translated to MNMKSEMVQIQQNVVQNQTATMLEIGTNLLNQTAEQTRKLTDVEAQVLNQTSRIEIQLLENLLSTHKLEKQLLTQTNEIRKLQNRNSILETRVQQMETKHLMELEGIRTEKEQLQQLVSHQSNTIEGLEKSLHAANSNSSFLQQQQQQLLESVQNLVQLVSEGKVPRKKEEKPFQDCAEILRAGLNLSGVYTLHINNLTEPKKAFCDLETDGGGWTVIQRRVNGSINFQRTWKEYRQGFGDPAGEYWLGNEAVHLLTSQAAYSLRVELLDWEGNSAHGQYEKFQLGSERQRYRLSLKGYKGTAGQQSGLALQGTSFSTRDSDNDNCMCRCAQMLSGGWWFDACGLSNLNGIYYPARHNIRKLNGIRWHYFQGPGYSLKGTQMMIRPWSGREGA